From the genome of Acropora palmata chromosome 4, jaAcrPala1.3, whole genome shotgun sequence, one region includes:
- the LOC141878747 gene encoding protein Spindly-B-like — protein MAELGNEEYFSAEGVLRLKEENEALQNNLELAGELGKSLLENNQELERKLEEVNSEHISSLEKIEELKQDNHSLRCRLETEVRTNSSHAHELEDLKEKLRKEFEGKEKSQQLTTEKKINDLRKEIESFQNDASKHTMVESQLQEKIKKQEEMLRKAHQHNEELQKKGKSRLESVEEYINLASELQEERDVLLMKVADYENNQERIAFDRNVLKERVDQLEEELQEKTRQGHNWFGCLQATRLEAGEIKAELESLKADNARRNFGKHGNSLFGEVEDRRLELEKKYASLQARHEGMIKIHNMTKQHLQRLKNQVATLLQVKSCHADASQIQRLTHALVQKEGEIKILNAKVSTLEKEREENNMSDRLMEFHDAFSEFGDKKDYVNFLQLQLEDSKKTVSELNKELQTKTLLQLAETDRLRHTEHQLHASESKVERLNNENIKLRLKIDDLRMKLQSHTEKKEPQAVQQSNSSTRKTKSSSVELSNNNRKAGRLPQTSFKEQGRENFAPAVKAVKKEPGILRLTREETITVEPIIKTENGEGVQFENLAKGNEMPMSTECGNLSIPSRISILSNMNSIGKEIKIEMSQGERKSKVRFSDSEQQIDPDLSETRSTVDIEAFVAEPKDQHKENSLPEPDSYSEKGNTSTVLVKGQKNAPVVINVKKGETKNQCPQQ, from the exons ATGGCTGAACTGGGAAATGAAGAGTACTTTTCAGCCGAAGGAGTGTTGCgattgaaagaagaaaacgaaGCATTGCAGAATAATTTAGAATTGGCTGGAGAGCTCGGCAAAAGTCTCCTGGAAAATAATCAAGAAttggaaagaaaacttgaagaaGTTAACTCGGAGCATATTTCGTCATTGGAAAAAATCGAG GAACTTAAACAAGACAATCACTCTTTACGATGCCGGTTAGAAACTGAGGTTAGGACTAATTCAAGCCATGCTCACGAGTTGGAGGACTTGAAGGAAAAACTTCGAAAGGAATTTGAGGGAAAAGAGAAATCTCAACAGCTAACAACGGAGAAGAAGATCAACGACTTGAGAAAGGAGATCGAATCTTTCCAAAATGACGCAAGCAAGCACACGATGGTTGAAAGTCAGCTTCaagaaaagattaaaaaacaaGAGGAAATGCTGAGAAAAGCGCATCAACACAACGAAGAGCTACAAAAGAAGGGAAAGTCGCGACTGGAAAGTGTTGAAGAATACATCAATCTTGCTTCGGAATTGCAAGAAGAAAGAGATGTCTTGCTGATGAAAGTAGCAGACTATGAAAATAATCAAGAGAGGATTGCTTTTGACAGAAATGTGCTGAAAGAAAGAGTTGATCAATTGGAAGAGGAACTGCAAGAGAAAACACGACAAGGTCATAACTGGTTCGGTTGTTTGCAGGCAA CCCGTCTGGAGGCTGGTGAAATCAAAGCTGAACTAGAGAGTCTGAAGGCAGATAATGCCAGACGAAACTTTGGAAAACATGGAAATTCTTTGTTTGGAGAG GTAGAAGACAGACGATTAGAGCTTGAAAAGAAGTATGCAAGCTTGCAAGCAAGGCATGAAGGCATGATCAAAATACACAACATGACAAAACAGCATTTGCAAAGGCTGAAG aATCAGGTAGCAACCTTACTCCAAGTAAAGAGCTGTCACGCAGATGCTTCTCAGATTCAAAGGCTGACACATGCTTTGGTCCAAAAGGAAGGAGAAATCAAAATATTAAACGCAAAAGTCTCAACATTGGAAAAGGAAAGG GAAGAAAACAACATGAGCGATCGTTTGATGGAATTTCACGACGCCTTTTCCGAATTTGGAGACAAGAAGGACTACGTAAACTTCCTTCAATTGCAACTGGAGGACTCCAA GAAAACCGTGTCAGAGTTAAATAAAGAATTGCAGACGAAAACTCTGTTGCAACTAGCCGAGACTGATCGGCTTCGACACACTGAACACCAACTCCACGCTTCCGAGTCTAAAGTAGAGCGActgaacaatgaaaacatcaaGCTGAGACTTAAAATTGACGACCTACGAATGAAATTGCAAAGCC ATACAGAGAAAAAGGAACCACAAGCTGTCCAACAAAGCAATTCATccacaaggaaaacaaaatcttcaTCCGTTGAGCTGAGTAACAATAACAGAAAAGCAGGCAGGCTTCCCCAAACATCTTTTAAGGAGCAAGGAAGGGAAAACTTTGCTCCAGCAGTTAAAGCAGTGAAAAAAGAACCAGGGATTTTAAGACTCACACGAGAAGAAACTATCACGGTCGAACCGATCATAAAAACGGAAAACGGCGAAGGGGTCCAGTTTGAGAATTTAGCCAAAGGGAACGAGATGCCGATGTCTACCGAGTGTGGTAATTTAAGCATACCATCGCgtatttcaattttgtcaaacATGAATAGCATCGGGAAAGAAATCAAGATTGAGATGTCGCAAGGCGAAAGAAAGTCAAAAGTCCGCTTCAGTGACAGCGAACAACAAATCGATCCTGATTTATCGGAGACACGAAGTACAGTCGACATAGAAGCCTTTGTTGCTGAGCCCAAAGATCAACATAAAGAGAACTCCCTGCCCGAG CCGGACAGTTACTCTGAAAAAGGGAATACGTCAACAGTCTTGGTCAAAGGACAGAAGAATGCCCCAGTGGTTATAAATGTGAAAAAAGGTGAAACTAAAAACCAGTGTCCACAGCAATAA